CGGCGACCACCCAGAAGCCGCGCCAGGTCATCGAGTATCTGGCCGACTTCTACGAGAACCACAACGCCAACGTGCACCGCGGCGTGCACTCCCTGTCGGAAGAATCCACGAACATGGCCGAGGAGGCCCGGACCAAGCTCGCCGCGTTCGTCGGCGCGCCCAAGCCCGAGACTTTGATCTTCACCCGCAACGCCACCGAGTCGCTCAACCTGATCGCCCACGCCTGGGCCCGGAAGTTCCTGAAGGCCGGCGACACGGTGCTGTCGACCGAGATGGAGCACCACTCCAACATCGTGCCCTGGCAGCTGCTCGCCGCCGAGCGCGGGATCAAGCTCGAGTTCGTGCCCGTCGAGCTCGACGGCACGCTCGACCTGGCCAAGGTCAAGGCGGCGCTCGCCAGGGGCCCCAAGCTCTTCACCTTCACCGCTTTGTCGAACGCCATCGGGACGGTCAACCCGGTGCTCGAGCTCATCAAGCTCGGCAAGGCCGCCGGCGCGGTCGTCTCCGTCGACGCCTGCCAGTGGGCCCCGCATCGCCCGATGGACCTCAAGACCTGGGGCGCGGACTTCGTCTCCTTCTCCGCCCACAAGATGCTCGGGCCGACCGGCGTCGGCGTGCTCTGGGGCCGCGAGGAGCTCCTCGAGGCGATGGACCCGTTCCTCGGCGGCGGCGACATGATCTCGCGCGTGACGCTCGAGAAGACCACGTGGAACGTCCTGCCCTACAAGTTCGAGGCGGGCACGCCCAACTACGCCGACCAGGCCGCGTTCGGCCCGGCGCTCGACTATCTGACGGCCGTCGGCCTCGAGAACATCTCCGCGCACGAGCACGCGCTGGCCGAGAAGACGCGGACGATCCTGGAGGCGGAGGGCATGACGGTGCTCGGTCCCTCGGACCCCGATAAGCGGTCCGGGGTCGTTTCCTTCAACGTCCCGGGGCTCCACCCTCACGACGTCGGCACGGCCTTCGACCTGGAGGGGGTGGCGGTCCGGGTCGGCCATCACTGCTGCCAGCCCTTGATGCACAAGCTCCAGTGCGGCGGGACGGCGCGGGCGAGCTTTTATCTCTATAATGACGAGTCGGACGTCGAGGCGTTCGCGCGGGCGCTGAAGCGCACCCTCGATTTCTTCAAGGTCAAGCCGAAGGCGGGGGTGCACTGATGGAAGGCGACGCGGAGCTGCAGGACCTCTATCGCGAGGTTCTACTCGATTATTTCCGGTCCTCGACCCGCAAGGGCAAGTGCGACCCGGCGGACCTTCGCGCGCACGGCATCAATCCCGTCTGCGGCGACGAGCTCGAGATCACGGCCGTGCTGACGGACGGCAAGGTGGCGAAGCTGCGTTACGCCGGCCACGGCTGCGTGATCAGCCAGGCCTCCGCGGCGATGATGGCCGAGGCCCTCGAGGGCGCCGACATCGCGAAGGCGAAGGCGCTCGTGGCCGCGTTCAAGAAGCTGATGCTCGAGAACGGCGACGCGGCGGGCCTGCCTCCGGAGCTGGAGCAGCTCGCGAGCCTGGAGGGGGTGCGCAAGTTCCCGCTGCGGGTCAAGTGCGCGACCTTGGGCTGGAACACCGTCATGCAGGGATTCGAGGCGGCCAAATCATGAGCAAGACCGAGACCGCCGCGGAGGCTACGTTCAAGCAGGTCGGCGAGGCGCTCAAGCCCGTCGTCGACCCCGAGATCCACATCAGCATCGTGGACCTCGGCCTCGTCTACGGCGCCGAGTTCGGCCAATCGCCCAAGGGCCGCTCGGTCAAGGTGCGCATGAGCCTGACCTCGCCCGCCTGCCCTTACGGGCCGATGCTCCTCGCCGCGGCGCACACCGCTTTGACGAAGCTCCCGGGCATCAAGGACGTCGACGTGGACCTGACCTTCACGCCGGGCTGGGACCCGCGCACGATGGCCACCGAGGACGCGAAGGAGCAGCTGGGGCTGTACTGATATGAGGATCACGAGCTCGATCGAATACGCGACGCGCCTGATGGTGACCTTGGCGGCGGAGCACGGCAAGGCCCCCGTCCCGGCCGAGCGCCTGGCGGAGACCGACAACGTTCCCGCCGACTATGTGAGCCAGATTTTGGTAAAACTGCGCCGTGCGGGGCTGGTGACGAGCCATCGGGGCAGCGCCGGCGGCTACTCGCTGTCGCGCCCGCCGCGCGAGATCACGATCGAGCAGGTGGTGCGCGCCGTGGACGGGGCCGTATTCGAGGAAGTGTGCGAGCGCTACGACGCGGGATCGAAGGACTGCCGCCATCAGGGGCAGTGCGCGATCTCGCCCGTGTGGACCAAGCTCGGCGAGATCGTGACGCGCTACTTCGAGGGCGTGACCTTGGCCGCGATCCTCGAGCAGAAGACGGGCGCCTGCGGCGCGGCGCCGGCTTGGCTCGAGAAGCTGGCGCCGGGAAAGTAGGAAGGAGGGATTTATGACGATCCAGGAACGCGTCGAGAAGGTGCTGGAGAAGATCCGCCCTTACATCCAGTCCGACGGCGGCGACATCTCCTTGGTCTCGGTCGACGAGGCCGCGGGCATCGTGAAGGTGAGCCTGCACGGAGCCTGCGGCTCGTGCCCCAGCTCCACGGCGACGCTGAAGGGCGGCGTCGAGCGGATGGTCCGGCAGGAGATCCCCGAGATCAAGGAAGTCGTCGCGGTCTGATCCGGGGAACGGCGGACGGCGAACCACAAAGACACCAAGTCACGAAGTTTTTTGGTTTGCCGCGATTTGGCCGACTATCCTCAAGGATAGTCCCCGACCATTCATCCGTTCTTAGCGCCTTCGTGTCTTTGTGGTTCATTCGTTCGTTTCTAAAGATAACGTGCCGGAGACGTCA
This genomic stretch from Elusimicrobiota bacterium harbors:
- a CDS encoding cysteine desulfurase, whose amino-acid sequence is MAALNAKKLREDFPILKRLVRGKPLAYLDNAATTQKPRQVIEYLADFYENHNANVHRGVHSLSEESTNMAEEARTKLAAFVGAPKPETLIFTRNATESLNLIAHAWARKFLKAGDTVLSTEMEHHSNIVPWQLLAAERGIKLEFVPVELDGTLDLAKVKAALARGPKLFTFTALSNAIGTVNPVLELIKLGKAAGAVVSVDACQWAPHRPMDLKTWGADFVSFSAHKMLGPTGVGVLWGREELLEAMDPFLGGGDMISRVTLEKTTWNVLPYKFEAGTPNYADQAAFGPALDYLTAVGLENISAHEHALAEKTRTILEAEGMTVLGPSDPDKRSGVVSFNVPGLHPHDVGTAFDLEGVAVRVGHHCCQPLMHKLQCGGTARASFYLYNDESDVEAFARALKRTLDFFKVKPKAGVH
- a CDS encoding SUF system NifU family Fe-S cluster assembly protein, with product MEGDAELQDLYREVLLDYFRSSTRKGKCDPADLRAHGINPVCGDELEITAVLTDGKVAKLRYAGHGCVISQASAAMMAEALEGADIAKAKALVAAFKKLMLENGDAAGLPPELEQLASLEGVRKFPLRVKCATLGWNTVMQGFEAAKS
- a CDS encoding metal-sulfur cluster assembly factor; its protein translation is MSKTETAAEATFKQVGEALKPVVDPEIHISIVDLGLVYGAEFGQSPKGRSVKVRMSLTSPACPYGPMLLAAAHTALTKLPGIKDVDVDLTFTPGWDPRTMATEDAKEQLGLY
- a CDS encoding Rrf2 family transcriptional regulator, whose translation is MRITSSIEYATRLMVTLAAEHGKAPVPAERLAETDNVPADYVSQILVKLRRAGLVTSHRGSAGGYSLSRPPREITIEQVVRAVDGAVFEEVCERYDAGSKDCRHQGQCAISPVWTKLGEIVTRYFEGVTLAAILEQKTGACGAAPAWLEKLAPGK
- a CDS encoding NifU family protein, with the translated sequence MTIQERVEKVLEKIRPYIQSDGGDISLVSVDEAAGIVKVSLHGACGSCPSSTATLKGGVERMVRQEIPEIKEVVAV